The Flavobacterium johnsoniae genomic sequence TGGTGCGGGTTACCTTCAAAATGCGCATAATTTCTGGAGTAATTATTACAGAGAATATATGTTTCATAATTTGTTGACTGATTTAGGATATACAGTTTTAGACATCGATTATAGAGGAAGTGACGGTTACGGACGTGATTTTAGAACTGGAATTTATCGTTTTATGGGAGGAAAAGATTTATCTGATCATCTTGATGGAAAAAAATATCTGGTAGAAAAATACGGTATTGATGCTAATAGAGTAGGGATTTACGGTGGTTCTTACGGAGGTTTTATTACTTTGATGGGAATGCTGACAACTCCAGGCGAATTTAAATCGGGTGCAGCTTTGCGTTCTGTAACAGATTGGGCACATTACAATCACGGGTATACGGGAAATATTTTGAATTTTCCAGAAACCGATCCAGAAGCTTACAAAAAAAGTTCGCCAATTTATTTTGCTGATAATTTGAAAGGAAATCTTGTGATGCTTCACGGAATGGTTGATGACAATGTTGAATATAAAGATATTGTGCGTTTGTCACAACGTTTTATCGAATTGCAGAAAAAGAACTGGAGCTTGGCATCGTTTCCGGTAGAATCTCACGGTTTCAAAGAAACTTATTCATGGATAGATGAATACAGCAGAATTTTAAATTTATTTAATGAAACACTTTTGAAATAAGTATTCAGTTTTCAGTCGCAAGATTAAAACTGAAAACTGCGACTGAAAACTGAATACTTTCTTGCTTGCTCTTTTAAATAGTTTTAAATTTGCATTCACAAAAAAACAACACAACAAAAAATGAGCAATACAATCACAACTACAAATTTTAATTTCCCGAATCAGAAATCAGTTTACCGCGGAAAAGTTAGAGAAGTTTATAATATCAACGACGAACTTTTGGTAATGGTAGCGACCGATAGACTTTCGGCTTTTGATGTAGTTTTGCCAAAAGGAATTCCCTACAAAGGACAAATCTTAAATCAGATTGCAACTAAGTTTATGGAATTAACAGAAGATATTGTTCCGAACTGGTTAATCGCAACTCCTGATCCAAATGTTGCTGTTGGACATTTATGTGAGCCTTTTAAAGTAGAAATGGTAATTCGTGGTTATTTATCTGGACACGCTGCAAGAGAATATGCTGCGGGAAGAAAACAAATTTGCGGCGTTAGGATGGCTGAAGGTTTAAAAGAAAATGACAAATTTCCAGAGCCAATTATTACGCCAACTACAAAGGCAGATAATGGTTCTCATGACGAAGATATTTCTCGCGAAGCTATTTTAGAAAAAGGAATTGTTTCTGAAGAAGATTATTTAGTTTTAGAAAAATATACTCGCGCATTATTTCAAAGAGGAACTGAAATTGCAGCTTCTCGCGGATTAATTTTAGTTGATACAAAATACGAATTCGGAAAAACAAAAGACGGCGTTATTGTTTTAATTGATGAAATTCATACACCAGATTCTTCTCGTTATTTTTACGCTGACGGATATGCTGAAAGACAAGAAAAAGGAGAAGAGCAAAAACAATTATCTAAAGAATTTGTTCGCCGTTGGTTAATCGAAAATGGTTTTCAAGGTCAAGAAGGACAGCAAATTCCAGATATGTCAGACGAATATATTACGTCTGTTTCTGAAAGATATATCGAATTGTACGAGAATATTTTAGGAGAAAAATTCGTAA encodes the following:
- a CDS encoding phosphoribosylaminoimidazolesuccinocarboxamide synthase, with the translated sequence MSNTITTTNFNFPNQKSVYRGKVREVYNINDELLVMVATDRLSAFDVVLPKGIPYKGQILNQIATKFMELTEDIVPNWLIATPDPNVAVGHLCEPFKVEMVIRGYLSGHAAREYAAGRKQICGVRMAEGLKENDKFPEPIITPTTKADNGSHDEDISREAILEKGIVSEEDYLVLEKYTRALFQRGTEIAASRGLILVDTKYEFGKTKDGVIVLIDEIHTPDSSRYFYADGYAERQEKGEEQKQLSKEFVRRWLIENGFQGQEGQQIPDMSDEYITSVSERYIELYENILGEKFVKADIDNIDQRIEKNVLEYLSSK